The following coding sequences lie in one Nonomuraea muscovyensis genomic window:
- a CDS encoding thiopeptide-type bacteriocin biosynthesis protein — MYDPTVAKAERPWIAMHIYYTSNPNPLLLNCVQPLVRGLQRDGLIRRYFFIRYWLEGPHVRLRLLPAPGVDPAAITRIAEERVGEFLLRRPAVYEVDNEIMSGIYKDMYLAEYSLDQWNADYGENGTMPIQRNNSWIYRDYEPEFDRYGGPAGIELAEWHFEKSSDVVLSLIGRTNVHVRTVLLGLSAQLMMTMCATFIRDPGELAEFFTGYNRFWERTYESAGAEKHDQFDLLYEDMRERLAGRVAVIHAATAGDGEDSAPGAFLLPWARHCAELRDRIIARTRQGRLMFRARDGSDRIGAATDPELALRVLMGAYLHMTNNRLGVAINDEAYLAYLLDKAVRHGLGIGSAA, encoded by the coding sequence ATGTATGACCCGACCGTGGCGAAGGCCGAGCGGCCGTGGATCGCCATGCACATCTACTACACCAGCAACCCGAACCCCCTGCTGCTGAACTGCGTGCAGCCGCTGGTGCGCGGCCTGCAGCGGGACGGCCTGATCCGGCGGTACTTCTTCATCCGCTACTGGCTGGAGGGACCGCACGTGCGGCTGCGTCTGCTGCCCGCGCCCGGTGTGGATCCCGCGGCGATCACGCGGATCGCCGAGGAGCGGGTCGGGGAGTTCCTCCTGAGACGTCCAGCGGTGTACGAGGTCGACAACGAGATCATGTCCGGGATCTACAAGGACATGTACCTGGCCGAGTACAGCCTCGACCAGTGGAACGCCGACTACGGCGAGAACGGGACGATGCCCATCCAGCGGAACAACAGCTGGATCTACCGGGACTACGAGCCCGAGTTCGACCGCTACGGCGGCCCGGCCGGCATCGAGCTGGCCGAGTGGCACTTCGAGAAGTCCAGCGACGTGGTGCTGAGCCTGATCGGGCGCACGAACGTGCACGTCCGCACCGTGCTGCTCGGCCTGTCCGCGCAGCTCATGATGACCATGTGCGCCACCTTCATCCGCGACCCGGGCGAGCTGGCGGAGTTCTTCACGGGATACAACCGGTTCTGGGAGCGGACGTACGAGAGCGCCGGGGCCGAGAAGCACGACCAGTTCGACCTCCTGTACGAGGACATGCGGGAGCGGCTGGCCGGCCGGGTGGCGGTGATCCACGCCGCCACGGCGGGCGACGGCGAGGACTCCGCCCCCGGCGCGTTCCTGCTGCCGTGGGCGCGGCACTGCGCCGAACTGCGTGACCGCATCATCGCCCGCACCCGCCAGGGCAGGCTGATGTTCCGCGCGCGTGACGGATCGGACCGGATCGGAGCCGCCACCGACCCCGAGCTCGCGCTCCGCGTGCTGATGGGCGCCTACCTGCACATGACCAACAATCGGCTCGGCGTGGCGATCAAC
- a CDS encoding lantibiotic dehydratase → MDDHDGEDGEKVWRVPPVFMARIGGLPYDSVLGLRSPALAAWAEDVLSTERRLDADRDRICDALSELVHGLADEALRHELLALRRDVFNRRAPRPGPRHETIRGLLSPPDRRTLDGWLVTREGYGRLRAGGQAIHDADLERAREHLRALAGTETLRNGLVLASPTLDSYIDRYRAAGRGTLPKRLRKVERTLLQYTFRTACKTSPFSTLTPVALGHFEEGAGSLLDCPAPHARGRGHARVNVAALGRLFEAITHEPALRADLPVQVVGGWQAHGGRVRYVRRTRRLGDEEAVVNLDQLEEQLFFLSEGRILAEILDAVGAGGTARFGELVAALHEADPGRRDPQDVEAFLALLLRLGFLTVPLLRLDVHSDEPVATFADRLRGIDRVWAKRLAARLDTVVELVAAFAGAGRDRRRDVVGRVRAEFEAAQVELGLTDVRTPRTLIYEDVAVGDPAAVKAEPGQWRDHLMGPLTKIANVLPAMDRTLPDRLAAKGFFVARYGRGGRCADLMEFVQAFGQDCYEQFQMMNMRRRPFTGDGVYTPHENWFRLPEVTAVDRARLRLLDAVRSAAAGLPAGAEEVELSEEALERVAGEFSGLRPTLDPRSFFLQLARTDGAPRAVLNRSYSGLTMLFSRFAHCFADADGGGLRGELAAFLRSLPPPDTVLAELVGGHDTTNLNLHPVVTAYELVCPGEVSGRPEEEQLRLEDLRLVHDTRTDEVRLWSDRLERYVVPVYLGFLVPMALSEVQRTLLVFGYTPMTGLDFWEGVPEHAEIDGVVHRPRLRCGDVVIQRRSWTVPAGGIPRRQPGEGDAEWFLRWRSWRRAHGLPVRVFVANALGKDATDQPGGGIPEFKPQYVDFDSVLSLGALEGMVKSGSGRVVITEMSPDAGELWLSGENGRYVSELVLEMDGVRHV, encoded by the coding sequence GTGGACGACCACGACGGGGAGGACGGGGAGAAGGTCTGGCGCGTTCCCCCGGTCTTCATGGCACGCATCGGCGGCCTGCCGTACGACAGCGTCCTCGGGTTGCGCTCCCCCGCGCTGGCGGCCTGGGCCGAGGACGTGCTGAGCACCGAGAGACGCCTGGACGCCGACCGGGACCGGATCTGCGACGCGCTGTCGGAGCTGGTGCACGGCCTGGCCGACGAGGCCCTCCGCCACGAGCTGCTCGCGCTGCGGCGCGACGTCTTCAACCGCCGGGCGCCCCGGCCGGGCCCCCGGCATGAGACGATCCGGGGCCTGCTGTCCCCGCCGGACCGGCGGACGCTGGACGGCTGGCTGGTGACGCGGGAGGGCTACGGACGGCTGCGCGCGGGCGGCCAGGCCATCCACGACGCCGACCTGGAGCGGGCCCGGGAGCACCTGCGCGCGCTGGCCGGCACGGAGACGCTGCGCAACGGGCTGGTCCTCGCCTCCCCCACGCTGGACTCCTACATCGACCGCTACCGGGCCGCCGGCCGGGGGACGCTGCCGAAGCGGTTACGCAAGGTCGAGCGCACGCTGCTGCAGTACACCTTCCGCACGGCGTGCAAGACCAGCCCGTTCAGCACGCTCACGCCGGTCGCGCTCGGGCACTTCGAAGAGGGCGCCGGATCGCTGCTCGACTGTCCCGCCCCGCACGCGCGGGGCCGCGGCCACGCCCGGGTGAACGTGGCGGCGCTCGGCCGGCTGTTCGAGGCGATCACCCATGAGCCCGCGCTGCGAGCGGACCTGCCGGTGCAGGTGGTCGGCGGCTGGCAGGCGCACGGCGGCCGGGTTCGGTACGTGCGCCGCACCCGGCGGCTGGGCGACGAGGAGGCCGTGGTCAATCTGGACCAGCTTGAGGAGCAGCTGTTCTTCCTCTCCGAGGGCCGGATCCTGGCCGAGATCCTCGACGCCGTGGGCGCCGGCGGCACGGCTCGGTTCGGGGAGCTGGTCGCCGCCCTGCACGAGGCCGATCCCGGGCGGCGCGACCCGCAGGACGTGGAGGCGTTCCTGGCCCTGCTGCTGCGCCTGGGCTTCCTCACCGTGCCGTTGCTGCGCCTGGACGTGCACAGTGACGAGCCGGTCGCCACGTTCGCCGACCGGTTGCGCGGGATCGACCGGGTGTGGGCCAAGCGGCTGGCGGCCCGGCTGGACACCGTGGTCGAGCTGGTGGCCGCGTTCGCGGGCGCGGGACGTGACCGCCGCCGCGACGTGGTCGGCCGGGTGCGCGCGGAGTTCGAGGCCGCGCAGGTGGAGCTCGGGCTGACGGACGTGCGGACGCCTCGCACGCTGATCTACGAGGACGTCGCCGTGGGTGACCCGGCCGCAGTGAAGGCGGAGCCCGGGCAGTGGCGCGACCACCTCATGGGACCACTCACCAAGATCGCGAATGTCCTCCCGGCGATGGACCGGACGCTGCCCGACCGGCTGGCGGCCAAGGGATTCTTCGTGGCCCGCTACGGCCGCGGCGGGCGCTGCGCGGACCTGATGGAGTTCGTGCAGGCCTTCGGGCAGGACTGCTACGAGCAGTTCCAGATGATGAACATGCGCAGACGGCCTTTCACCGGCGACGGCGTGTACACGCCGCACGAGAACTGGTTCCGTCTGCCCGAGGTCACCGCCGTCGACCGGGCACGGTTGCGGCTGCTGGACGCCGTCCGATCGGCCGCGGCCGGCCTGCCCGCCGGCGCGGAGGAGGTCGAGCTGAGCGAGGAGGCTCTGGAGCGGGTCGCGGGCGAGTTTTCCGGCCTGCGGCCCACCCTGGACCCGCGCAGCTTCTTCCTCCAGCTGGCCCGCACCGACGGCGCGCCGAGGGCCGTGCTGAACCGCAGCTACAGCGGCCTGACCATGCTGTTCTCCCGGTTCGCGCACTGTTTCGCGGACGCGGACGGCGGCGGGCTCCGCGGGGAGCTGGCCGCGTTCCTGCGCTCGCTCCCGCCGCCGGACACCGTGCTGGCCGAGCTGGTCGGCGGCCACGACACCACGAACCTCAACCTGCATCCGGTGGTCACCGCGTACGAACTCGTCTGCCCCGGCGAGGTCAGCGGCCGGCCCGAGGAGGAACAGCTGCGGCTGGAGGACCTGCGGCTGGTGCACGACACGCGCACCGACGAGGTGCGGCTGTGGTCGGACCGGCTGGAGCGCTACGTGGTGCCCGTCTATCTCGGGTTCCTGGTGCCGATGGCGCTGTCGGAGGTGCAGCGGACCCTGCTCGTCTTCGGGTACACGCCGATGACCGGCCTGGACTTCTGGGAAGGCGTGCCGGAGCACGCCGAGATCGACGGCGTCGTTCACCGGCCACGGCTGCGCTGCGGCGACGTGGTGATCCAGCGCCGGTCCTGGACCGTACCGGCCGGGGGCATCCCGCGCAGGCAGCCCGGCGAGGGGGACGCCGAGTGGTTTCTGCGCTGGCGGAGCTGGCGGCGCGCGCATGGGCTGCCGGTCAGGGTGTTCGTCGCGAACGCGCTCGGCAAGGACGCGACGGACCAGCCCGGGGGTGGCATCCCCGAGTTCAAGCCGCAGTACGTGGACTTCGACAGCGTCCTGTCCCTCGGGGCGCTGGAGGGCATGGTCAAGTCCGGCAGCGGCCGGGTGGTGATCACCGAGATGTCCCCGGACGCCGGCGAGCTGTGGCTCTCCGGTGAGAACGGCCGGTACGTCAGCGAGCTCGTCCTGGAGATGGATGGAGTGCGGCATGTATGA
- a CDS encoding SagB family peptide dehydrogenase: MNLAQDNRETATARDYVEAVVRRAREPMPPFGFEPDWGDQPYRHKVYTEADHLPLPRDGKPVGPLATGLTPARDAAPEFDLPTLSGMLADSYGLGVRRMGVNGNKDNEGRTWYGAATWARGTASGGGLYPLEIYLVAGRGAPVTPGVYHYYTPRHTLRRLLAGDLTGRVRDALDAAGDSTGASTANCYLLISVKLWKNAFKYNSFSYHAVTMDVGTLLGGWQTWARARGLGLTPRLWYDEEALDRLLGLETAAEGVMAVVPVELRDRPGAPASPPVLRGEPAVARTELERSRTLIRFDQVESVHLAAAAAGAAPPPDAAEAAFAIPAADDVGSIRLPAPASLDMDVRTAVRRRRSSFGRFSARRRLAADKLSALLHHGTEGGRLQTAEVRQGRHGLHRIAVFANHVDGVPSGAYDFTPDGGLHPITGDPLSPFLQQQYFLDNYNLEQAAAVLAVIGRPTAAVEALGARGYRLANADVGALAQAFYTCAAALGVGCGAALGFDNVSLRDRGGLAAGDEWPMLIVMVGHERERSAELDLRMA, encoded by the coding sequence ATGAACCTCGCGCAGGACAACCGGGAGACGGCCACGGCCCGGGACTACGTCGAAGCGGTCGTGCGCCGCGCCCGGGAGCCCATGCCGCCGTTCGGCTTCGAGCCGGACTGGGGCGACCAGCCGTACCGCCACAAGGTCTACACCGAGGCCGACCACCTGCCGCTGCCTCGGGACGGCAAGCCTGTCGGGCCGCTCGCGACAGGGCTGACCCCGGCACGGGACGCCGCGCCGGAGTTCGACCTGCCCACCCTGTCGGGGATGCTGGCCGACTCCTACGGGCTCGGGGTGCGGCGGATGGGCGTCAACGGCAACAAGGACAACGAGGGCCGCACCTGGTACGGGGCTGCGACCTGGGCGCGCGGCACCGCCTCGGGGGGCGGGCTGTACCCCCTGGAGATCTATCTCGTGGCCGGTCGGGGCGCGCCGGTCACGCCCGGCGTCTACCACTACTACACACCTCGGCACACGTTGCGCCGCCTGCTCGCCGGTGACCTGACCGGGCGGGTCCGCGACGCGCTCGACGCCGCGGGCGACAGCACGGGCGCCAGCACGGCGAACTGCTACCTGCTGATCAGCGTGAAGCTGTGGAAGAACGCCTTCAAGTACAACAGCTTCTCCTACCACGCGGTCACCATGGACGTGGGCACGCTGCTCGGCGGCTGGCAGACCTGGGCGCGGGCCCGAGGGCTCGGTCTGACGCCACGGTTGTGGTACGACGAGGAGGCCCTGGACCGCCTGCTCGGCCTGGAGACGGCGGCCGAGGGGGTGATGGCGGTGGTGCCCGTCGAGCTGCGTGACAGACCGGGCGCGCCCGCCTCGCCCCCCGTCCTCCGGGGTGAGCCGGCGGTCGCCAGGACCGAGCTCGAACGCTCGCGCACGCTCATCCGCTTCGACCAGGTGGAGAGCGTGCACCTCGCGGCCGCCGCGGCGGGGGCCGCCCCGCCGCCGGACGCCGCGGAAGCGGCCTTCGCGATCCCCGCCGCGGATGACGTCGGTTCGATCCGGTTGCCGGCCCCGGCGTCGCTGGACATGGACGTGCGCACGGCCGTGCGCCGGAGGCGGTCGAGCTTCGGGCGGTTCTCCGCGCGGCGGCGGCTGGCCGCCGACAAGCTCAGCGCGTTGCTGCACCACGGCACGGAGGGCGGCCGGCTGCAGACCGCCGAGGTACGCCAGGGCCGGCACGGCCTGCACCGGATCGCGGTGTTCGCCAACCACGTGGACGGCGTGCCGAGCGGCGCCTACGACTTCACCCCGGACGGCGGGCTGCACCCGATCACCGGCGACCCGCTGAGCCCTTTCCTGCAGCAGCAGTACTTCCTGGACAACTACAACCTGGAGCAGGCGGCGGCCGTGCTGGCCGTGATCGGCCGGCCCACCGCGGCGGTGGAGGCACTCGGCGCGCGCGGCTACCGACTGGCCAACGCCGACGTCGGCGCGCTGGCTCAGGCCTTCTACACCTGCGCGGCCGCGTTGGGCGTGGGCTGCGGCGCCGCGCTCGGATTCGACAACGTCTCGCTGCGTGACCGCGGGGGCCTCGCGGCGGGCGACGAGTGGCCGATGCTGATCGTCATGGTCGGCCACGAGCGGGAGCGGTCCGCCGAACTTGACCTGAGGATGGCGTGA
- a CDS encoding TOMM precursor leader peptide-binding protein, which yields MTVTDIPPSTDSRACAFLRAYLEAALESVPHPPLHVASLGARNELAATPAEYAAPPLGVFLYGRTAVVGPAGAVDGRTSPCHHCLALRWQKLRSLEERNTLEQGVHQPDPGVSPFLFDQSCRLIADVITTLLSMPASRLRTEDHSFPYVYEIELDSGQVRRYPLIADPECARCSVRPADSAEHATIELRSRRKRDPDTFREKSIHDYRLPVEVMANPVCGALGRAALPDIRCTTTAPVTGYMYMRGSQLLHEFFWSGHADTYADSTLLAVFEGLERYAGLHRRGVTDPLIASYREIADRALDPRECGVYADTFYETGRGYYVPFTPDLRMPWVWGYSLRDERPLLVPERIVYYLGQDDSSNFVQECSNGCASGASLEEAILHGLLELIERDAFLLGWYGRAPLTEIDPASCRRRDIRTMIDRVRLAGYDIRLFDNTIDLRVPVVTGAAVRRDGGLGTVSFAAGASPDPESAVAAALCEIASYVPGFEERVTGQYAEATAMADDFFKVTDLHHHPLVFGLPEMRRHTDFLLDSGRPAKPLQEVYAGWNSERPTSTDLLDDLRHCLDILSHRGFDVIVVDQTSSEQRSLGVHTAAVIVPGLIPIDFGWAKQRAPHMPRMRTAFRDAGWRDTELDPSELHLVPHPFP from the coding sequence ATGACAGTTACCGACATCCCACCGTCCACCGACAGCCGCGCGTGCGCGTTCCTGCGCGCGTATCTCGAAGCGGCACTGGAATCGGTGCCGCACCCCCCGCTGCACGTCGCGTCGCTGGGCGCCAGGAACGAGCTGGCCGCGACGCCTGCCGAGTACGCCGCTCCCCCGCTGGGCGTCTTCCTGTACGGACGCACGGCCGTGGTCGGCCCGGCCGGGGCCGTCGACGGCCGCACGTCGCCGTGCCACCACTGCCTGGCGCTGCGCTGGCAGAAGCTGCGCTCGCTGGAGGAGCGCAACACCCTGGAGCAGGGCGTCCACCAGCCGGACCCGGGTGTGTCGCCGTTCCTCTTCGACCAATCGTGCCGGCTGATCGCCGACGTCATCACGACGCTGCTGTCCATGCCCGCGTCCCGCCTGCGCACCGAGGACCACTCCTTCCCGTACGTGTACGAGATCGAGCTGGACAGCGGCCAGGTCCGCCGGTACCCGCTGATCGCCGACCCGGAGTGCGCCCGCTGCTCGGTCCGCCCCGCCGACTCCGCCGAGCACGCCACCATCGAGCTGCGGAGCAGGCGCAAACGCGACCCGGACACCTTCCGCGAGAAGTCCATCCACGATTACCGCCTGCCGGTCGAGGTCATGGCCAACCCCGTGTGCGGCGCGCTCGGCCGGGCCGCGCTGCCCGACATCCGCTGCACGACGACCGCACCGGTGACGGGTTACATGTACATGCGCGGCTCCCAATTGCTGCACGAGTTCTTCTGGAGCGGGCACGCCGACACCTACGCCGACAGCACGCTGCTGGCCGTGTTCGAGGGGCTGGAGAGGTACGCCGGCCTGCACCGCCGTGGGGTGACCGACCCGCTGATCGCCTCCTACCGCGAGATCGCCGACCGGGCGCTGGACCCGCGCGAGTGCGGCGTCTACGCCGACACGTTCTACGAGACCGGGCGCGGTTACTACGTCCCGTTCACCCCCGACCTGCGGATGCCGTGGGTGTGGGGATACTCGTTGCGCGACGAGCGGCCGCTGCTGGTGCCTGAGCGCATCGTCTACTACCTGGGCCAGGACGACTCCTCGAACTTCGTTCAGGAGTGCTCCAACGGTTGCGCCAGCGGCGCCTCCCTGGAGGAGGCGATCCTGCACGGCCTCCTGGAGCTGATCGAGCGGGACGCCTTTCTCCTCGGCTGGTACGGCAGGGCCCCGCTGACCGAGATCGACCCCGCCAGCTGCCGGCGCCGGGACATCCGCACCATGATCGACCGGGTGAGGCTGGCCGGCTACGACATCCGCCTCTTCGACAACACCATCGACCTGCGGGTGCCCGTGGTCACCGGCGCCGCCGTCCGCCGCGACGGCGGCCTGGGCACGGTGTCCTTCGCGGCGGGCGCCAGTCCCGACCCCGAGTCCGCCGTCGCCGCGGCCCTGTGCGAGATCGCCTCGTACGTGCCCGGCTTCGAGGAACGCGTCACCGGCCAGTACGCCGAGGCCACCGCGATGGCCGACGACTTCTTCAAGGTCACGGACCTGCACCATCACCCGCTGGTCTTCGGCCTGCCGGAGATGCGCCGGCACACCGACTTCCTCCTGGACAGCGGCCGCCCGGCGAAGCCGCTGCAGGAGGTCTACGCCGGGTGGAACTCCGAACGGCCCACGTCCACCGATCTGCTCGACGACCTGCGGCACTGCCTGGACATCCTCTCCCACCGCGGGTTCGACGTGATCGTGGTGGACCAGACGTCGTCGGAGCAGCGCAGCCTCGGCGTGCACACGGCGGCGGTGATCGTCCCGGGGCTGATCCCGATCGACTTCGGCTGGGCCAAGCAGCGCGCGCCACACATGCCGAGGATGCGGACGGCCTTCCGCGACGCCGGCTGGCGCGACACCGAGCTCGACCCCTCGGAGCTCCATCTCGTCCCGCACCCGTTCCCGTGA
- a CDS encoding thiazolylpeptide-type bacteriocin — MKESLSAYLNELEAETFDIHDLETSDAFAMAATASSTASTSCCSTTSCAVCSTVNPWG, encoded by the coding sequence ATGAAGGAGTCACTGTCCGCGTACCTCAACGAGCTTGAGGCCGAGACCTTCGACATCCACGACCTCGAGACGAGCGACGCGTTCGCCATGGCGGCGACCGCGTCCAGCACGGCGAGCACGAGCTGCTGCAGCACGACGAGTTGCGCGGTCTGCAGCACCGTCAACCCATGGGGCTGA
- a CDS encoding TOMM precursor leader peptide-binding protein — protein MQHSPSTDVVTDEPDGAAAPAAPLAFVRPRLRHDVVFADTGRDGAFLRHSDGGFVLSGRTAYAWLSALSSHLDGTHTVAELCEGLTDERQKIVRDVIGTLLDRGFVRDAVTHPRTLPARTAETFARQLEFIAHYADDEHRRFARFRDARILLAGDDEIVTVAAANLLRNGAARVAVAGANAGAAAALVAARTADARTSATDTSATDTADTDTGSTTGAVTVHTGGLSADELSGYDVVVVLLGRGMRAETLLGRRSVDHPVVLPVTLFPDHVVIGPMTFPGSAPCWNCAMLRLEPSLGPGALAGLWRSVASGTAPATVAPLDAGTAGMVGSEVAFELFRHLTHCLVAETEGSVLVQDRLTLEAVRERLSPHPACPACAGLPVRTAGDRAPERAEIVRPPKQSGAQPYERQFELVARHVGVIMEFPDDRLEQAPVKVARARFAGAAGRPGEAVEVTDFDLHSQLDARTRVLHRGLIGYVDAVAAPPAEQVAGLPVVSGGGLLTRTGLPARPDEPLVRATSMLTGEAVAVPAAAVYPFHEVNTGRLVERSRAGAGSGHSGEDARTAALLSAVSHRSMRAALEGTKPVRLDLDRLATAEDIGFLARAAGRLGAAPEVLLLNPGEPAPTVLVDEPSTPGMWAVVSGLSLHDAVLEALTEVVGRSQLAAAGEPAIWPDAPLVPEFDPRAMAAPTTSDAASDVASDVVVTPREVLDALAEAGCDVFAADLTTPDLALSGYYAVARVLIVERDTSRSTR, from the coding sequence ATGCAGCACTCACCGAGCACGGACGTCGTAACCGACGAGCCGGACGGCGCGGCGGCGCCGGCCGCGCCCCTTGCCTTCGTCCGGCCGCGGTTACGGCACGACGTGGTCTTCGCCGACACCGGACGGGACGGCGCCTTCCTCCGGCACAGCGACGGCGGGTTCGTGCTGTCCGGACGCACCGCGTACGCCTGGTTGTCCGCCCTGAGCTCCCACCTGGACGGCACGCACACGGTGGCCGAACTGTGCGAGGGCCTGACGGACGAGCGGCAGAAGATCGTGCGGGACGTCATCGGCACGCTGCTCGACCGCGGCTTCGTCCGCGACGCCGTCACGCACCCGCGGACGCTCCCGGCCCGGACGGCCGAGACGTTCGCCCGCCAGCTGGAGTTCATCGCGCACTACGCCGACGACGAGCACCGACGCTTCGCCCGCTTCCGGGACGCGCGGATCCTGCTGGCCGGCGACGACGAGATCGTCACCGTGGCGGCGGCCAACCTGCTGCGTAACGGCGCCGCCCGGGTCGCCGTCGCCGGCGCGAACGCCGGCGCGGCCGCGGCCCTCGTCGCCGCCCGCACGGCCGACGCCCGCACGAGCGCCACGGACACGAGCGCCACGGACACGGCCGACACGGACACGGGCTCGACCACGGGCGCGGTCACCGTGCACACCGGCGGGCTCTCGGCGGACGAGCTGAGCGGGTACGACGTCGTGGTGGTGCTGCTCGGCCGGGGCATGCGGGCGGAAACCCTGCTCGGCCGCCGGTCGGTCGACCACCCGGTCGTGTTGCCGGTGACCCTCTTCCCCGACCACGTGGTGATCGGGCCGATGACGTTCCCGGGAAGCGCGCCGTGCTGGAACTGCGCCATGCTGCGCCTGGAGCCGAGTCTCGGCCCGGGTGCGCTGGCCGGTCTGTGGCGCTCGGTGGCGTCGGGCACCGCACCCGCCACGGTCGCTCCGCTGGACGCGGGGACGGCGGGCATGGTCGGCAGCGAGGTGGCCTTCGAGCTGTTCAGACACCTCACCCACTGCCTGGTCGCCGAGACCGAGGGCAGCGTCCTGGTGCAGGATCGCCTGACGCTGGAGGCCGTGCGCGAGCGGCTGTCGCCGCACCCGGCGTGCCCGGCCTGCGCGGGCCTGCCGGTCCGCACCGCCGGGGATCGGGCGCCCGAGCGGGCGGAGATCGTGCGGCCGCCGAAGCAGAGCGGCGCGCAGCCCTACGAGCGGCAGTTCGAGCTGGTGGCGCGGCATGTCGGCGTCATCATGGAGTTTCCCGACGACCGGCTGGAGCAGGCTCCGGTGAAGGTCGCCCGAGCCAGGTTCGCGGGCGCCGCGGGCCGGCCCGGCGAGGCCGTCGAGGTCACGGACTTCGACCTGCATTCCCAGCTCGACGCGCGTACCAGGGTGCTGCACCGTGGTCTGATCGGCTACGTCGACGCCGTCGCCGCGCCCCCCGCCGAGCAGGTCGCAGGCCTCCCGGTGGTCTCCGGCGGCGGCCTGCTGACCAGGACCGGCCTGCCCGCCCGGCCGGACGAACCCCTCGTCCGGGCGACGTCCATGCTCACCGGCGAGGCCGTCGCCGTCCCGGCCGCCGCGGTGTACCCCTTCCACGAGGTGAACACCGGGCGGCTGGTGGAGAGGAGCCGGGCGGGCGCCGGCAGCGGCCACTCCGGCGAGGACGCCCGCACCGCCGCGCTGCTGTCCGCGGTGAGCCACCGCAGCATGCGCGCGGCCCTGGAGGGCACGAAACCGGTCCGGCTGGACCTGGACCGGCTCGCGACCGCCGAGGACATCGGCTTCCTGGCTCGGGCGGCCGGGCGCCTCGGGGCGGCCCCCGAGGTGCTCCTGCTCAACCCGGGCGAGCCGGCGCCGACCGTGCTCGTGGACGAGCCGTCAACGCCCGGGATGTGGGCGGTGGTGTCCGGCCTGTCCCTGCACGATGCGGTGCTGGAGGCGCTGACCGAGGTCGTCGGCCGGTCGCAGCTGGCCGCCGCCGGTGAGCCGGCGATCTGGCCGGACGCACCGCTGGTGCCCGAGTTCGATCCGCGCGCCATGGCGGCCCCCACCACGTCCGACGCCGCGTCCGATGTCGCGTCCGATGTCGTGGTCACCCCTCGCGAGGTGCTCGACGCGCTCGCCGAGGCCGGCTGCGACGTGTTCGCCGCCGACCTCACCACCCCCGACCTCGCGCTGTCCGGCTACTACGCCGTGGCGCGCGTGCTGATCGTCGAGCGGGACACGTCCCGCTCGACTCGGTGA